The Nitrospirota bacterium DNA segment TTCAAACATCCCTGCCTGAAAAGACCCGATAATCCTATCTGTAACTGTTTTTGGAAGAAGTGCCTTTGTCATCGAGACAGCTTCCTCTCCTCCGGCTATGATGACCCTGCCTATGTATTGTCTTTTTATGAAGGAGTCCAATCTCTTTATCACATCTTTAAGATGCATTCCCACATGATATGCTATGTGCCTTTCGTAGTGGTTCTGAGAAAGGGCAAACCAGCCGCCTTTTTTGTGCTTCCCCGGCACATCGGCAGTATGAACCTCTCCAAACTCTATTATCTCTCCAAGATGCATGACGAATATTCTTGCCGACTCCTTATCCACAAGCAAAACAGCATATCTTTGGTAGTTGTCAACTATATCGAGAAGTGGTTTTATATATGGCAGTTTATCCACTATAAGCTCACTTTTGAGCGGCACCGAGACATCGTACCTCCTCCAGAAGGAATTCTCAGCAGAGCTTAGAATCGAAAGCCCTTTTTTGAAATCCCTTCTATTTCCAAAGATATATGCATCTATTGCATCGAGGTCTGCCTTTACCTTTCTGAGGACTGTCTTATCCATGGACTCAATCGTGTCTTTCATCATATTCTTGAACCTGACCATGTATTCGCCTCTGGGATTCGTCACTGGGTCGACATTTAGATAAAGAGACACAAAATAAGAGCCGTTCCCATGAATCTTCGATATATCTTTTAGTTCTTCCCTGCTAAGCATTTGAACCTCCTTCTATGTTTCTGAATATCTCAAACACAGAGATGAAAAGCACAAGTGCCATAGGACCCATTATGAGCCCTATAAGGCCAAAGAGTTTAATCCCGCCAAGAACACTGAAAAATATAAGCAGTGTCGGCATCTTTGTCCTTCCACCGATTATCAAAGGCTTGAGGATGTTGTCAACTGTGCTGATGCCGAATGTGCCTATTGCAAGAAGGATAAACCCCTTTACAGTGTATCCCTCGAGGAACAGATAGATAACTGCTGGCCCCCATATAGAGAATGTTCCCATGACAGGCACAAAGGACATAATGGCTATTGCCGTTCCCCAGATGGAAGGAGAGGGTATGCCTAAGAAATAAAATGCAATTCCACCCATAAGTCCCTGAACAATGGCAACGACAACCCCTCCAAAGATTGTAGATACGACAATCCCCTTTATCTGCCTTTCAAGACGGTCTTTTTGCTCTTCTGTAAAGGGTATGTAGTCTCTAATCCTTTTTATAAAGTCAGGTCCATCCCTTAGGAAAAAGAATATAGTTAAAGACATGAATATAAAATTTAAAACTGCCGAAAGGACATTCTTAACCCCCTTTGTAACCCTCCCTATAAGCTCCTTCCCCAACTTCGATATGTTATCCACAAGGAGACTGTTGACATCTACATCCTGAAGCTGAAGCACTGACTTAACCCTTTCGACAACCCACGAGACCCTCGGGCCTTCCAGTACCTCCTTCAGGCTTTCCAGCTCTCCCCTGTCTATATAGCCTGAGGCTTCTTTAAGCTCGCCGACAAGTAGAAACGAAAGATAGGAAAAAGGCCCAAGGATAACGGATATGATTACAATCAGGGTAATCAGGGATGCAACGGATTTCCACTTTATATACCTCCTCGAGAATGCATAAACAGGATAAAAGATTATCGAAAGCACGATTGCCCATGCAATTGGAGTGAGAAAGGGCTTAAGGACCTGAAAGCTGAGGAACCCCAGCACTAAGACGAGGATTAAAAGCGTAAATAAGTAAAATCTATTTAAAGGCATATGCGGCCTTTATAAATAAGCTGAATATCCCAGAAGAGATAGCCTTGCTACACCTCTCTGGGTGCCATTGAACACCAAGCAGAAACGGATAGTCTTTCATATAAAAGGCTTCTATAAGCCCGTCCTTTGAGTTTGCCAAAACCTCAAGCCCTTTTCCGAGGGTCTTCACTGCCTGATGATGGGTGCTTCCTACAGTGTATGTGCCCGGCTTCAAGAGCCAACCTCTTTTGACGATAATCTCATGTTCCTCCCTATGGTTTATAGCATCAGGCAGTTGAGACTGTATATCCTGATAAAGGCTTCCTCCAAGGGAAACATTTATAACCTGCATCCCATAGCATATCCCAAGCAGGGGTTTCTTTAGCTTTATTATCTCACGAATCAGATTAATTTCAAAGTCGGTTTTTTCCCTGCTGAGGAGCTTCATATCGAATCTCTTGGGTTCGTTGTAATAGGAAGGATGCAAATCATCGCCTCCGGGAAGCAAAAACCCATCTATTCGGTCAATAGCTCGCTCAGACAGAGGTGGCATAACAACAGGTACCCCACCTGCCTTTAAAACCGCATCCACATAATGTCTCTTGAGCTTAAAATATCCCTCCTCGATATCCATTGTTATGCCGATCATTGGAGACTTACTGAGCAGGGAAGGTCTCTTTTTAAGCCCCATGTCTTAAAACCCTGCCTGGCATTTCGCCTGTCATCAACCTATCATCTAAGACAGGCACACCATTTACAATGACATGCAATATGCCCTCTGCTTTTTTATAAGGCTCATCGAATGTTGCCCTGTCAGAAATCTTATTTTCATCGAAGACCACAATGTCTGCTCTAAAGCCCTCCGTAATCTGTCCTCTTTTTTTAAGCCCGAATGTCTTTGCAGGTAGCATGGTGAGCTTATGTATTGCCTCTGGCATACTCATAAGCCTTAACTCATTCACATATCTTCTTAAAAACCTCGGGAATGTGCCAAAGCCCCGTGGATGTACCTTGCCCTTATGAGTAGTGCTATTGGTTGAGCGGGCTGAACTGTCAGAGCCGAGCATGCAAAATGGCAGTTTAAGAAACCTTCTCAGGTTCTCCTCGGACATAGAATAGAAAATCCCTCCTGCCCTTAACCTTTCATTTATAAGTATATAAAAAAGACAATCCACTGCCTCCATCCTTAGCTTTTTTGCAATATCTGCAAGGCTTTTCCCTTCCATCCATTTATTTTTTTCCGAGGCAGTTGTTGAGACCCTGACTGCCTGATAGTATTGGGTATCAGGGTGCTCGGAAAGAATCTCATTTCTTATTTTTCTTTTAATTTCAGGGTTTTTTAGCCTTTTTAAGACCTTTCCGTTTCCTCCCTCAAGTGCCCATGAAGGAAGGATTGAATCGAGGTCTGTTTCTCCTGCAATGTAAGGGTATCTGTCGCATGTAAGGCTTATGCCTTTTGCCCTTGCCTTATCTAACAGGCTTATGGCTAAGGCAGACTTATGCCAGTTTTTCTTTCCTGCTGTCTTTATATGGGATATATGCACCTTTGTGCGGTTTTCCCCTATGTCTATGACCTCCTGTATTGCTTCTATGAGCCTATTGCCCTCGCTTCTCATATGAGAGGTATAGATAAAAGGGTGATATGTTTTTCCCGAACGAACAAGCTCTGCAATCTCATCTGTATCCGAATAAACACCCGGCGGATATATAAGACCCGTTGAAAGACCAATTGCACCTGCCTTCAGGGAGCCTTCAAGGAGCTTTTTCATTGCCCTCATCTCTTTTGGCTTTGGTTTTCTGTCTTCGTATCCCATAACAGATGCTCTGAGATTTCCATGTCCAACGAGTGTTACAAAATTAATTGCAAGTCCTGTTTTCTCAAGCATAGATAGATATTGTTCGAGGTCTGCCCATCTTTCCTTGATGCCTAATTCCTTAAGCTCGGACTGTCTCTGCTTGAAAGCATCTCCAAGAAGAGGTCCTGCTGATAGCCCACAGTTTCCATTTATCTCAGTTGTTATGCCCTGATAGAGCTTGCCCTCTGCGCGAGGGTCTGAAAGCAAAGTGAACTCAGAATGGCTATGCGTGTCTATGAAGCCAGGTGAAACCGAAAAGCCTTTGGCAGATATAACCTTTTTTGAGCGAAAAGACTCTTTTGTTTTTTTGCTCACAAAGACGATAAGGCTGTTTTTAATCCCAATGTCTGCAATAAAAGGCTCTGAGCCTCTGCCGTCGTAAACCTGTCCTGCTTTTATCAGCAGGTCTAACTGAGTTTTCTCGGTATTACTGATTTTTAGCAAACTCCTGAACCGGCACTAAAGAGGAAATATATTTTTCAATGCCCATGACTATACCATTAGCAAGGTCTTCCCGATAACTATTCTTTTTAAGTAGCCTCTCTTCCTTTGGGTTACTTATAAAAGAAACCTCTACCAAAACAGAGGGCATCTTTGCACCCACAAGGACATAAAAAAGTGCCTGCTTTACACCGAGGTCTTCCACCTCCAGATACCTTTTTCCGAGTCCTGTAACAAGGGAGTTTTGAACAAAGTGGGCTAACTTGAGGGATTCATCCCGTTTGCTTTGAAGCTCTAAGGAGGCAAGGATTAAGCCAACCTCTGTCCGTGCCTTCTTCATCTTTCTAATGGATATAGAGTTTTCCCTTGCAGCTACCTTTATTGCCTCTTCATCGTCTGTCCAGTTAAGAAGATATGTCTCTATGCCTTTTGCCTTTCTGTTTGGGTTGGCATTGGCATGGATTGAGATAAAGAGGTCTGCGTTTTCCTTGTTGGCTATTTCTGTCCTCTGATTGAGCTCTAAGAACACATCTTTGTCCCTCGTGAGAATAACCTTATACCTCGTGTCTTCCTCGAGTAGTCTCTTTAACATCAGGGCAATGGAAAGGGTTACATCTTTTTCCTTAAGCATCGCCCTGCCTACTGCTCCGGGGTCATGTCCTCCATGACCTGCATCTATTACGATTGTAAGGGTACCTGCCTGTCTATAGTTTTTTCCGAATACATCTATAATGAGCCTATCAGGAGAGGATTCCTCTGAGATTTCTAATCTAGAGACACTGTCTTTGCCGTCGAACTCGATGACAACCCTCGAAACATCCTGATTGAACTGCCCTACCCTTACTGAATCTAAAAGCCTGTCATCAACCCTGAGGGTCTTTGAAATAGTTTTTGCAACTGTGCAGTCTTGAAGGTCAATATAAAGTCTCTCTGGATTCGAAAGCCTTCCTTTGGTAAATCCTATTTTGCCTGAAAGCTCGACAATAACCCTTGTATGTTCTTTCTCTATTGTTTGAAAGGAGACATTCTTTAGCTCTACCTTATCCTCTGCTTGAAGTGTAAATGGGAATGCAAAAATCAAAATCCCTATGAGTAAGGATGCCCCTCTCATACGGCTTGAACCGCAGTTATCTCAGGAATCTCCTTTTTCAGATTAGCCTCTACCCAGTTCCTAAGAGTTAGGGTTGACATCGGACATGTGCCACAGGCTCCAGTAAGCCTTACATAAACAATTCCATCCTTTATGTCAACAAGCTCTATGTCACCGCCTTCTGCCCTTAAACCAACCCTTATTTTGTTAAGGACTTCTTCAACTTTCTCTCTTAACATATTGCCTCCTAAGCATTTTCTCTTAAATGATAAATGATTTTTTTCTGAAATGCAAGGGGTTTTTTATCGTCGGTCAAACCACAGCAGGTACTGAAGTGAGATATATTACCGCTCTAATAAATCTTGTAATATGTAATCAGCCAGTTGATCTTATGCAATGTTTCCACATAATCAAGGACTCCAATCATGGTGATGTAAAATACAAGGTCCATAATACCTCTTCTAAATGCCCGAGGAGCAACCATTGCTACCTCTTCTTCCTTGAAGGAGGAAAATGAAGGGAGCAGACTTGGAACCTGCCTGCAATATCCTTCATAGTCTTCGCCATGCCTTCTCAGAAGCTCTTTCTCTTCCCTTCTTATCTGGAAAGGATAGTAGATAGAAAACGCCAGTAAAATAGTCAGTGGTATTGTAATCGTCTCTGTGCAGAAGCCCGCACCCAAGGAGGCAATAAGACCAAAAAGATAAAGTGGATTTCTACACATAGAATAAGGGCCGCTCGTTATTAGCTTTATATTTTTATTTCCCGATATATATGAGAAGCACCATGCTCTGCCAATTACCCCTACACCGACCAACAAGGCTCCTAATAGATAAAGAGACTCTTCAAATAAGATATTTCTCTCAGCCCATGCGTCATCGCCCAAAACATAAAATATGAAGAGCATTCCTGCAAACAGTTGGGTTAAATAGATTCTCCTGCTGATAAGGTTTTTGATAAAAAAATAATTTCCTTTATCCATTGTTTTCCTCCCCACTGACAATATTCAAGATATTAAATAATTGTAACATTTTTATCTAAACTCAACTGCCTCCTCCTTTGACACCCTCGGAGGTGGGGAGGGGATTTTTGATGGATAGCCAACAGGCACAATTGCAACTGCTCTAAGATATGAAGGCAGAGAGAGAACCTTAGAGACTTCTTTTTCCTGAAATGAACCGACCCAGACACTACCAAGACCGTTTTCGTAAGCAGTAAGCATCAAAGACATCAGGCTTAAAGAGACATCCTGAATTGAGTAAAGCTCTACCCCTCTTTCTCCGTATCTACTTGAGATTCTGCTGTCTGCACAGCCTATGACCACAAGAGGGGCCTCTGCTATGAAGTTTTGGCTTAATGCCGCAGATGCAATGTCCTTTTTAAGTCTTTTGTCTTTTATGAAATAGAATTTTCTTGACTGGAGATTTCCTGCGGAAGGTGCCCATATAAGTGCCTCTATGAGCTTATCTATCAGTGTCTCGGGTATATCTTTTTTCAGGAAGTCCCTTATACTTCTTCTTCCCCTTATTGCATCTGCTACATCCATAAAAAAACCCTCCCTTACATTTCTCAGTCCCCCTTACGCTAATTTAAGCAGTTTCAATCCAGAGGCTGGGTCAAACTCACGCCTTGCAGAAACACCCTTTATCTCCATGATAACTGCCTCAATCACAAGGAATGTCTCACTTAGCTCCCTGAGACAGCCCACCCTCACAGTGTCCCCTCTTGCAAATGCACCATGTATATGAACCTTGGGGGCATCTGCATCATAAAACACAGTGCCAACTGCCAGAATCTCATTTGGCTCATCAAGGGCTCTCCACATAGGCTCAGGTGGAAGGTCATCTTTTTCTGGACCAACAACTATCTTTGCCTTACGCATCCCGCCTATTACATAAACGAGCCCTGCCCTTATGTCTTCTTTTTTCGCAATAGACTCAAGACCTTCAATCAGATCGTCTCTATCATCGAATCTGATAACTATAATCCTGCCTTGACTGCCAATCTGATATTTCATAAAGCCTCCTAACTGCCTGTTTTACCACACAACCGACAAAACGCTCTCGATGTCTCCATGCAGTTTATTGAACTTGCACTCAAAGACCAGACAGTCCTTTGACCTATAACAGTATCCTCCCTTTATGACGACATGGACATGGACACCGCTTTTTTCTTTGTGCGGGCATGGCATGTGAAGCTTGCCTGTTGACTCGGAGAACTTCTTTGAGTTCGGCATTGTCCTTCTCATTAATATATTATACGATAAGAAAATAAGGAATTATAAGGGGGTTGGAGGTGGACATCCAAAAATCCCCCTCCCCTAAAAATTACGGTGAATTGACATTAAAAACACAGTAGTTTTAAACTCTATTCTTATGAAAAAGACCGTAGAAAGTGCAATCAGGCAGGCATTAACCTCTCTAAGCTGGACACTACCCCATGAGCTTTCTGTAGAGATAGAGTCTCCAAAGGTAGAAGCCCACGGAGACCTTGCAACACCAGTTGCAATGAGCCTTGCTAAGACCCTGAGAAAAAAGCCCATGGATATAGCAAGGGAGATAATAAGTTGCATCCCTAAACAGAGGACATTCGAGCGCATAGAGATAGCAGGTGCAGGTTTCATAAACTTCACATTCTCGAGGGAATTCCTTTATTTCTCTCTAAAAAGCCTTTTGAGAGAGAAAAAGAAATTTCTCAGGCAAGACATAGGTAAAGGGATAAAGGTTCAGATAGAGTTTGTAAGCGCAAACCCAACAGGTCCCCTTCATCTTGGACATGGAAGGGGTGCGGCTGTTGGTGCGGCATTATCTAATCTCCTTAATGCGGCTGGCTATAGCGTTCACAGAGAATACTATATAAACGACAAAGGAAAACAATGTAAGCTCTTAGGCCAATCCGTCTTTGCACGATACAAAGAACTCTTAGGTATAGCTTACCCTTTTCCAGAAGATGGCTACTGGGGAGATTATGTCATTACAGCCGCAGAGGCAATAAGAGAGGCTGTAGGGGAAAGGTATAAAGATGCCTCATTTAAAGAGGTAGAAAAGTTTTTTACCGACTTTTCTCTGAGAATGATGCTTTCTGGCATAAAGGATGACCTT contains these protein-coding regions:
- a CDS encoding AI-2E family transporter — its product is MPLNRFYLFTLLILVLVLGFLSFQVLKPFLTPIAWAIVLSIIFYPVYAFSRRYIKWKSVASLITLIVIISVILGPFSYLSFLLVGELKEASGYIDRGELESLKEVLEGPRVSWVVERVKSVLQLQDVDVNSLLVDNISKLGKELIGRVTKGVKNVLSAVLNFIFMSLTIFFFLRDGPDFIKRIRDYIPFTEEQKDRLERQIKGIVVSTIFGGVVVAIVQGLMGGIAFYFLGIPSPSIWGTAIAIMSFVPVMGTFSIWGPAVIYLFLEGYTVKGFILLAIGTFGISTVDNILKPLIIGGRTKMPTLLIFFSVLGGIKLFGLIGLIMGPMALVLFISVFEIFRNIEGGSNA
- a CDS encoding gamma-glutamyl-gamma-aminobutyrate hydrolase family protein, with translation MGLKKRPSLLSKSPMIGITMDIEEGYFKLKRHYVDAVLKAGGVPVVMPPLSERAIDRIDGFLLPGGDDLHPSYYNEPKRFDMKLLSREKTDFEINLIREIIKLKKPLLGICYGMQVINVSLGGSLYQDIQSQLPDAINHREEHEIIVKRGWLLKPGTYTVGSTHHQAVKTLGKGLEVLANSKDGLIEAFYMKDYPFLLGVQWHPERCSKAISSGIFSLFIKAAYAFK
- a CDS encoding D-aminoacylase, producing the protein MLKISNTEKTQLDLLIKAGQVYDGRGSEPFIADIGIKNSLIVFVSKKTKESFRSKKVISAKGFSVSPGFIDTHSHSEFTLLSDPRAEGKLYQGITTEINGNCGLSAGPLLGDAFKQRQSELKELGIKERWADLEQYLSMLEKTGLAINFVTLVGHGNLRASVMGYEDRKPKPKEMRAMKKLLEGSLKAGAIGLSTGLIYPPGVYSDTDEIAELVRSGKTYHPFIYTSHMRSEGNRLIEAIQEVIDIGENRTKVHISHIKTAGKKNWHKSALAISLLDKARAKGISLTCDRYPYIAGETDLDSILPSWALEGGNGKVLKRLKNPEIKRKIRNEILSEHPDTQYYQAVRVSTTASEKNKWMEGKSLADIAKKLRMEAVDCLFYILINERLRAGGIFYSMSEENLRRFLKLPFCMLGSDSSARSTNSTTHKGKVHPRGFGTFPRFLRRYVNELRLMSMPEAIHKLTMLPAKTFGLKKRGQITEGFRADIVVFDENKISDRATFDEPYKKAEGILHVIVNGVPVLDDRLMTGEMPGRVLRHGA
- a CDS encoding N-acetylmuramoyl-L-alanine amidase, whose protein sequence is MRGASLLIGILIFAFPFTLQAEDKVELKNVSFQTIEKEHTRVIVELSGKIGFTKGRLSNPERLYIDLQDCTVAKTISKTLRVDDRLLDSVRVGQFNQDVSRVVIEFDGKDSVSRLEISEESSPDRLIIDVFGKNYRQAGTLTIVIDAGHGGHDPGAVGRAMLKEKDVTLSIALMLKRLLEEDTRYKVILTRDKDVFLELNQRTEIANKENADLFISIHANANPNRKAKGIETYLLNWTDDEEAIKVAARENSISIRKMKKARTEVGLILASLELQSKRDESLKLAHFVQNSLVTGLGKRYLEVEDLGVKQALFYVLVGAKMPSVLVEVSFISNPKEERLLKKNSYREDLANGIVMGIEKYISSLVPVQEFAKNQ
- a CDS encoding NifU family protein — encoded protein: MLREKVEEVLNKIRVGLRAEGGDIELVDIKDGIVYVRLTGACGTCPMSTLTLRNWVEANLKKEIPEITAVQAV
- a CDS encoding isoprenylcysteine carboxylmethyltransferase family protein; its protein translation is MLFIFYVLGDDAWAERNILFEESLYLLGALLVGVGVIGRAWCFSYISGNKNIKLITSGPYSMCRNPLYLFGLIASLGAGFCTETITIPLTILLAFSIYYPFQIRREEKELLRRHGEDYEGYCRQVPSLLPSFSSFKEEEVAMVAPRAFRRGIMDLVFYITMIGVLDYVETLHKINWLITYYKIY
- a CDS encoding nitroreductase family protein — protein: MDVADAIRGRRSIRDFLKKDIPETLIDKLIEALIWAPSAGNLQSRKFYFIKDKRLKKDIASAALSQNFIAEAPLVVIGCADSRISSRYGERGVELYSIQDVSLSLMSLMLTAYENGLGSVWVGSFQEKEVSKVLSLPSYLRAVAIVPVGYPSKIPSPPPRVSKEEAVEFR
- a CDS encoding DNA-binding protein, with product MKYQIGSQGRIIVIRFDDRDDLIEGLESIAKKEDIRAGLVYVIGGMRKAKIVVGPEKDDLPPEPMWRALDEPNEILAVGTVFYDADAPKVHIHGAFARGDTVRVGCLRELSETFLVIEAVIMEIKGVSARREFDPASGLKLLKLA